In Lolium rigidum isolate FL_2022 chromosome 7, APGP_CSIRO_Lrig_0.1, whole genome shotgun sequence, the DNA window GCCACAAATTAGATAGTCCAAGTAATGTTTCCGAACAGCCTTGTACATAATGGGAACGTTTATGTTTTCGGAATCGCTAATTTCAGCCGCATGAGATTTAGTAAATCTCAGTCGAACTCTTTGGCTATTGGATTTATCTCGCGATTTGTCCATATATGACGGTTGCAGTGGGTTGTAGCTCTGATTTTCCTAGTTGCAAATGTTTTACAACTGATATTTTTCTAGTTACATGTGGGTTGTAACTGACAAAAAATATCCGTAACGGTAAATTTGCTTCAAAATTCGTACTGACCTATGAACTACACGTGAGTTGCAACTAGATTATGAGATTTGGATAACATCATGGCGAGCTCAGGAATTCAGACGAGTACCCCCTTAATTCAGACGCATAACATCTGTACCTCTTCCGCTGGAGTTTGAAGAACACATGAGCGCACAAAGACAGAGAGATTTTACCAAGGTTTAGACTACTCGGAGGCTAACAACCCAACATCATGCAAGTTGGATTGGTATTGATTCTTGCTGGAAAAGAATAGGGGTTGCATTGGGAAGAAACTACTACCTGGGGTTCCTGGGTAGGAGAATCTACTCCGAGAACCTTTGTCCGTGTCTATCCTATTTGGGATGTATGTAGCACATTTGAACTTACGCGGGTGGATAATGTTGGATGGATTTTCACTTACCAATTGCAAAGAGGAAGTACTACGATATGCATATGCAGTAGGTCGTAACTGGATTAAGTCAGCAACGTGTAAAACTGCGTGACCCCAACACGAGGTTGGCAAGCTATAATTCATTATTAAATGTCTTGCAATGAGTTTGATCCTCTTAATAAGGGACTCAGCCAAACCATTTTGAGTATGGACATATGAAACAGAGTGCTAAACATCAATCCCTAGGGCCATGCAATAGTCATTGAAGGCACGTGAAGAGAATTCTGCAGCGTTTTCCATGCAAATTGATTTAATTCGGCTTTCCGGATAATAGGCATATCACTTAATTACTTCCTTCATTATCTTGGCAAATGCATGGTTTCGCGTTGATAGAAGGCAAACATGTGGCCATCGTGTAGATGCGTCAATCAAAACCATGAAATACCTAAATGGTACAGATAATGGTTAGATGGAACCACAAATATCTCCTTGAATACGTTCAAGGAACTGAAGTGGCTCAACTTGTATTTTCATGTGTGAGGGTCTCAAAATTAGCTTCCCTGTGGCACATGATATGCACACAAAGTTGGATGACTGGGGAAATTTTAACTCATGCAAATTGTGACCAATAGAATTGCTAGTAATCTTCCTCATCATCCCGATGTCGGAATGTCCTAGGCGATCATGCCAGGTTTGGAATGCGTCAACATTCTGAAAAATTACCTTGTAAGCAACATGTTCTACGGGCTTGATGTACGTGTAGTACAGTTCGGACAATAGAGAATGAATCTTTTCAAGTACTTGCTTGACATATCTGTAATCTTTTATGAAGAGTAGACTCTCCTCTTTGTTCTCTTCATGGGTTTTGATGTGAAATCCATTCTTACGGATATCTCGATAACTGATTAAGGTACGTGAAGAATCGGGATATAGCAATGCATCCTCAATTGTCACTTTTGTACCATTTGGGAGGGTAAATATGGCACGTCCAATGCCGACAATTACCGTATTTTTTCCAACGATAGTTAAAATATCTCCAGTCATTTCTTTAGAGTTCGAAAATATTTTAACTCCCTCAGTATGAAGTTTGTGGTAGCACTGTCCACAAGGCATAATTCCTCTTCCATCGGATTGTCCTCGTAGAGAGCTTTTGCCTGCAAGCTCCTGTTGTTCTCGTTCTAGTTCTTCTCAGTAGAGACTATGTGCTGATAATGTGTTAGAGTAAAACGAGAAAGGAATCGATGGAATGAATCAAGTGATTGTTTCCATTGATGATTGAACACTTATAAAAGGGGGGAAGGCGGTTCCTGGAGGCGACCCTCACAGTGCGGTCAGTTTCCTTCCCATTCTTAAGGCGGTGCAAGTCTTCTGGcatgttttattttacttgtGCGAGaatgaaaggaagaaaaaaattggAGCTAGTTTAGGGTAATCAGAGAAGCAATTTGGTGGACCGATCCTGCCCTGTTGTGCTGCATTTGCTATCTTCGAAGACTTGCTTTCTACTGACCGTCCTTGTGGAAGTAAACTGGAGCATCGCCTAGTTACAATGCTAGTTTTTTTACTTCGATCTTCACTGATGATCTCACTTTGATGAGCTAATAAAGCTAGCTCTGCACTCTCAAAAGAATAAAGTCAACGTCTATGTTTCAAATAATTTATCTGATATACCATCTGCCTCGTTACAAGCTATAGACGAACAACCTTTCTATATTCCTTGAGGCTACTACAACAGATACAAAATAGCTGTCAGGCTCTCTTATCACCCCTTAACTCGTTACATGCAATATATTACAGAAGCATTACAAAATCACACTCAAATTAGGCTGCAGCACTCAGCCACAAAAACCAAGAAAAGGGATATACATTCTCGCTAGCAGCTGCTACAGAGAAAACTTGCTTTACCAAGAATATACAAACATGAAATTAGAAGAAATGAAAAACTCCTATCTCGGACTGTTCCAAGGGGATGAAGACTTGTACGGAAAACCTTGTGGCGCGGATCCATGTCCTAAATCGAGACTGTGGAGCTGCTCCATCAACTGTGATCTCCGTTCTTTGAAGAAATCTAGTCTGGTCGTTAGCTCAACCAGAGTGGACGATGGCACGGGTGGTTGCCTCCCGTACTCGACAGCCTGCGTTTACAACAAGAGTCACACTTTGGGCGCCTTGGAAGTTGGGACTATGACCCTAAGGTGCAGTGCTTTCCCTTACCTCCATTGCTCTTGGGATGTTCGTAGACAATGAACCGCTCTCTGCTGGCATGCTTGTCGATACCTCCCTTGAATCACTTGAACAGGCGTCCAAGGAGTGTTTGCGGGAGAAGGGCTTCGAAGAAGCCTGAGTCAGCACGTGCTGCTTGATACTTCTCCAGTGTGATGTGCCCGACAAGCTCTCCTGTCAGAACAGTAGGTGACCTCAACCCTTAGTATCATCCTCATGCAATGCCAATTTCACATCACACATAAGCTATTCATCAGTGCTTAGCCTTTTACAAATAAAACAGATTTTGTTTTGTAAATTATTATGGAAGTATCAAGCGGAGTAGATTCAGTAATTGGTTTGAAGACTTCAAAAGGGTAGGGGGTAGCTTTTTATCAAACCTCGTTCctctgcttcttctcttgattacAGAAAGCAAGTTTCATATCAAACCCTGGTTGAACAAAGTTCCTGTTGGCAATAAAAATATTTGCAAATGTTATTATATTACAGTTTGATAGGATAATTCAAGAATGAAACACGTCCAACTGATAAACCATGTGTTCTAAGCTGATATGACACCTTAAATCATGTGTTTTAAGCTGATACAATACCTTACTACAGAAACATCCTGCTTTTGATACTAAAATACGCCGCACGCAATATGGTGGACATTTAGTATGCAACCTGTATGTTAATTATTGAAGTAATTGTATATATTAGTTCAATGGCAGCACATCAGATGCAGATGAAGCCTACTCTAAGGTGTATCCATCCAACCTAGTCAGTTGAAGCCCCAAATTGAAAATATCCCCAAAAATGTTCATGTACTTCTCAGTTTAACATCATCAATTAAAACTCATTTTGTGCTAAGAGTAAAAATAGAAAGCATAATCCAAAAGACACCAACACATGTCATAATTAACAACTTGCATTTTACCCCTTCTAATACACTTTGAAGTTCAAATTCTATAATGTGCTTCAACACCCTAGTCTCTAGATTACACCATCATTTATTTCTTCTTTTAATTTTTCATGTTGGCTCAATGCCCCAGCGTGGCTGAAGCCATATTGCAAACTTACACCCTAAGAGGGGGTTGACCTCATATGTTGACTTCATTTGATATACTAACAGCTTGGGATAGTTCACGATTACGCTCTGCTGAATTGACACAGAAATTGAATATTGATTATGAAAAGTGCACTAATATTTGTCTTACTGTGGGAAATGACTTGGACGATGTTGATAACGATCATTCTCATCTACGAAAGAGCCGTACTGGTGTTGGCGCTGTTGACTAAGTTGGAGATGCAGCTCTGCAACCTTCTGCTTTAACCTTGCAACATCAGCTTCTGCGAGAGCAATCTCCTCAAGCTCTGCCTTCGTCTTAAGGCAAATAAATTAGACACCAAAAGAGACTGAAAACACGATTACTGGTGACCTAGTACCTTAAAATTTCAGTACCTTTGAATCCATAGGACGTGAACTAGAAAACTGTGCAGAAGACATGCTTAACCCAACTTCCAATGCAGATCTAAGATCCCTTTCAGCCTGCAGCTGCTCTTGCAACCTTGATACCTATAGGGACAAACGGTTGCTATCAAGCAAAGTCTTAACTTTACGGGAATATTTGGATATTAATTGAGAAACTGCTGAACACAGATTGTAAGAAAGCAAATCCAAGAAAATTGGATAATATGAGTAGATTCCCATCATATTTTGGAAGTGTAGAATGAAGTAATTGATTAATATATAGAAAAAGAATATGGCGTACATCATGTTCCAGGACCAAACGGCGCTCATGCAGTGCTTGCTTTCTTCTTTCCAAACTCGCCTGTAAGATTGCATTACCTCTAGTCTGAGAAGAGTTTCCAATTAGTTTGCAAGATCCCCAAAATAACAGTCCCTACAATTGAACAGTACATGTATTTCCTTCGTACCTCTTTTGCAATCCTGATCTGCAGATCATTCTTTGCAATCTCAAGTCTTTGGATAGCAAGCCTGAAAGGTTTGTTTGCATAGTTAAATAGTTAAGTACAAAATCAACCCTTCAATGATATTATCAGTGTAAATGATACAATGAAATGCTATGCAACAAGCCTGTCCAATAATATGTCCTCACAAATCAACGATAGCACAAGCCAATTAGCACAGAAACAAGTTGTTTTCTTCTAACTAGAGAGAAACAACTTTCTCAGTAGGCAATACCAAAATCTCTATCATACACAGGGGTGCAGATATTTTGGTCAAATGGAATTTTCAACCAAGCAAATAACAACGAAAGCCCCAGAACACAGAATAAAGAACACACTTATTAGTAGGGGTGTTCATTGTTAAGCAGGTTTGCTTCAACACGCCAAACCCACCTATACAAAAAAAAACTGTACTATGCCAGCAGGAGCCTCACAGGTTGTGAAAAAAAATGAACTAGCAGGTGCTAGCCGGTTTTGGCCAGGTTCAATTCAACCCATGGCTAAACACCCCTAGTTATTAATTATTAGTGATAAAACAACTTAAGAGAATAACTGAACACTGCAGTTCCGAATATTTATACAAAACAGTCGTGTAAAATTTAATTTTAGGAAATAATACTTGAAATGACTAGGAACTTACTCTTCTTCACCTGATGAATCAACAGACTCCGACTGTTGGATCTTTCTTGCCTGCACAAACCACATGTTTAAATCCACATGGTCAAAAGAGAAGCTACAATAAACTGTTACAGTAGCTTCTTCAAGAATAATTAGAGTGTATTTCTATTGATGATTTCCCTGATAAAGCCATAACTGCTTTTGAAGTCAAAACACTTGCAAGTCAATGATCATAAATGACTTGAATAGAACTAACATGAATCTACAAGGGAAGACAACAAAAGGTAACTCCTTGCTTACATTAGTCCGTCCCCAAATGTTAGAACGCTTCACATGAGGCTGAGTTTCATTGGATTTAATGGAGTGCCTATCTACAGAATATTCAGGTCCAGAACCCGGTAAAGGAACTCCTGCATCCAAGGAAGAAAGAATCTCTCCCATCGACAATGGAGATTCATGAATGCACACCAGATTTGTTGGATCCTTCTCATTCAGTGGTCTCTTGACATTTATCGTGCCATTTTGAGTTAAAAGGTTATGTGGAGCATCCTTTGAATCCAGCTTTGTTTCCAAAGCCTTATCTTCGACAGAAGGTTCTAAATCCCCATGATCTATCTGATGTGCCACATTGTAGTAAGAAAGGAAAATACATCAGGACATTGTCACATAAACAAGATTACTAGCCGAATAAAAATGAAAACCAAGTCAGGTTCTGATTGGACTACTCAGAATGCAGTGTGCAATACTATTTGTCTTGATCTAGTGTAAACTACTTATTTTTGGCAAAGGTGGTGTAATGTGCATTCTACCAGGTGTTAGGTGCAATTTAATCTTAAATACAACTGGTAGCAGCCCAGAAATTACTACATATTAGAAGCTTCAGAATTGCAAAGCATATCAAACCTGGTAGTCATATAGGTCACCACCAGTACACGCACTGCTTTCACTCAGTTTTCCGCTCAGTAAACGTTCATCTAGTTCTTGATCAACATCATTCTCTGCATCATGAAACCCATTATCTTTGGCATCCACAGTTTCATCATCTGTAGATTCTTCACTCCCACTGTCTTGAATTCGAGAATCAGGTGACAGGGAACACCTAGGATGTTCATCCTATAAAAGTGATAAACAGGATGATAAAAAGCTTTCACAGTAAGTGGAAGAACAAATAGGGACTACATCAGCTTATATTGTCCAGAAAAGTGTCATCAGACCAATGAACTTCTGGCATAGCATCAGAAACACTTACATCAAATATGCCCTCATATTCCTCTAATAGAGTTGTGACAATGCCATGAGCACTGTTAGCAGCATTTGCAGCAGCAATAAGCTGAGCAGAACTGTCACCATTCATGTCAATGTCATCTTCCATCTCACATTCACCAGCCAGAAGTGGACGCAACAAGAGAGGAGCCATACAAGCAGCAACTGCTGATGAAGTCATTCGATTCTCAGCAGTATGAGAAGCAACAGTGTGCATCATTCTCAAAATTCTGCAAATATCAAAGTTATGAGCTAAATGAAGAGTTTGCTTGGTAGAACTTGATAAGAAAATGCCACTACCTATGATAAACTACTAACAGAGATGTATTTTGTGATTTCCAGTTGCATGCTTTGATCAAGACAGCTCACCATATGCTTGATCATAAACCGAATTATATTTAGAATGTAGTCCAGCATGATATCCTAGCAGGTCAAAAGCTAACTCAGAGACAAAAGAGTTCcccattacaaaaaaaaaaaaactaaccttTGTAGCAACCTCCTATTAGGCTCGGGAAATGTCTCAGATATGGCTATACGCATAGAATTTATCCGAGATTCCTTACTTTCCATACCTACAAAGGAATTAAGTGAAAAGAACTGATAAAAACAGAAtatgaaagtaaaaaaaaaatacttaGGCTTTACAGATACACAAAAATTAGCTAGGTAACTAAGTTAACACTGAACATCAGGTTTATTCAGACATTTTTTACGCAAATCACATCATGAAGTTTCATATATTATACCTGCCAACTGCAACTTTTGATAAGCGTTAACCAATGGCCATAACAGAAGTATGCTACATGCTAGGTACCAAATGTTACAAGATTGTAGCCGGATGTTCTAATAACTTAGGTTAAGGACCACTGGTTTTGTCTAGTCTAGAGTCCAGATGTACTCTTTATGTTTGGCTCTTAGCTTACAGCACCGATAGAGTCACCAGATCTATATCTTCCATAAAATAGAAAGGTGCAGAGAAGAAAGACCATCCTATCCATGAAGGGATCCTGGCGCTGCAGGAGATCATTCATGAGACCAAGTCCAAGAAACTTCGGGGAGTTTTCTTAAAACTGGACTTTGAGAAGGCCTACGATAGGGTGAACTGGGCCTTCTTGCGGGAGGTTCTTCTCCGCAAAGGCTTTGAGCCCGGGTGGGTTCACAGAGCGATTGGTCTGGTCTCGGGGGGCCAGACAGCGATCACTGTCAACGGGGAAGTAGGGAACTTCTTCCGTAATGGGCGCGGGGTGCGTCAGGGGGACCCTCTGTCCCCCCTCCTCTTTGACTTTGTGGTGGAAGCTCTGGCTTCCATCCTGGACAAGGCCAGAGAGGCGGGCCACATTTCTGGGTTGATCCCACATTTGATACCTGGGGGGGTATCGCATTTGCAGTATGCGGATGATACCATCATCATGCTTCAGCCAGATGATCTGGCCATCGCCAACCTCAAGTACATACTTCTCTGCTTCGAGAATATGTCGGGCCTCAGGATTAATTTCCACAAGAGTGAGGTGATGGTCTTGGGCGGGGATGAGTCCGAGGGGACCAGGATTGCCAACATGCTTAACTGCAAAAGAGGCACCTTCCCTTTTACTTACCTTGGTTTACCGGTGAGTGACCGTGCCCTCCTAGCCTCGGATTGGGGTCCGTTGACTAACAAAGTGGCCAAGCGCGCAGATCCCTGGATGGGAAAGCTGATGTCCTCGGCGGCAAGGCTGACGCTCATCAATGCTTGCTTATCTAGCCTGCCACTGCACGCGATGGCGGTTTGCCTCTTGGGGGAGGGAGTGCATGGCCTGTTTGACAAGGCTAGGTCCCGTTTCTATTGGGAAGCGAACGGGACTAAACGCAAATACCATTGGGTCAGATGGACGGCTATGTGTAAGCCTAAATGCCTGGGGGGGCTAGGTATTGTGGACACGAGACTAATGAACATTTGCCTCATGGCCAAATGGATTTGGAGGCTGTACGCTGGGGAGCAAGGCCTCTGGGCGGAGATCCTTAGGGCCAAGTATCTAGGGGAGAGGGACCTCCTTGCCGATAAGCACCGGCCCGGATCTCAATTTTGGAACGCTGTCCAAAAGATCAAGCATGTCTTCGGCACGGGGGCCCGGCATGCTATCCACAATGGTCGCGCTACTAGATTCTGGGTGGACTGGTGGCATGAGAAGGGCCCCCTCAAGGACCTGTTCCCGGGTCTCTTCGCCATTGCGTCGGAACCCCTTGCCACGGTGGCCACGCTCTTCTCGGGTAACCAGTGTAGGCTCACGTTCCGTCGTGAGCTGGGCTTTGGGGAGCGTGTGGAGCTGGCCAACGTTGCCCGGCTGGTGGAGACCATCCACCTGTCGGAACCGCAGGACCGGATCTCGTGGTCCTTGGAACCAAATGGGAAGTTCTCCGTGCGATCGCTTTACAAGAGCTTATGCCAAGGCATTCCCCACAAATACTATGGGATAGTGTGGGAGATCAAGGTGCCACTCAAAGTTCGCATCTTCCTCTGGCAACTATCGAAACGCCGTCTCCCCTCCAACGACAATATCAGGAGACGCAAGGGTCCATCCAATGGTACTTGCGCCCTTTGCTTGGAGGTGGAGGATAACAACCACATCTTCTTTAGATGTCCGCTGGCGCGCTTCATGTGGAGTGCGGTCAGAGaccttcttggttgttcttggaacCCCTCGTGCTTTGCCGACATTTTTCGGTACATGCGCGTCCAAGTTGGCCAGACTCGGAGAGTTCTTTGGTTGGCTTGCGCTGCCCTTCTTTGGTCTCTTTGGAACGTTAGAAACAAATTCACCATTGAGGGTAGTTTCCCTACTAACCCGGCTAACGGCTTGTACAAAATGACTGTTTACCTGCAGGCTTGGAAGCTTCTGGCTAGGAGCGGAGACCGTCAAGCGGTGGAGCTGGTGATTGGCAGGATCCGAGCTCTTCATGCTTCTATCAGAGATAGTGTCTAGTGTCTTGTGCTCCACTCTGGGGCCGAGCGGAGTCTGGTGGCGGCCGGTGTATCTGGTGGCAGGCTTTGGCGTTGGGGCGTCGCCTCGTCATCGGTGGACCTAGGTCGTTTACCTTGTATCTTGTATTGTCCAGGTCTTGTAACCTGTGTGTGTGGTTGTGTGGAGCATCCCTCCATCCTGTCGGGTCTTGTTCGTTTCTACGGATGATGTATGAATTCTGCCgttggggctttattaatttaaagccgggctctgctcgagccttatgtttaaaaagaaAGACCATCCTTCCTTGCTTCTTCAGAAGATATGCTTGGTGGTCTTTTGACAGAAAGGACCACCTGCCCCAACAAATTGCCAGAAAAGACCACctgtcaaaacaattgccaaaaaagaccaccttctCGTGGCAGCAGGACGTGCCAGGCGACACGTGGTACTTGCCACCGTTGTTCgtggcggcagggcctgccgcccCTCTCCCTGCCAGCACATTAGAACTCCGTTAGCCGGGCGTTTAGGCAGTGAGCCATGCTGCCACGGCGCCACCGGCATGGGCGGCAAGATTGCGCGGCTTGCCATGCCGTTGGAGCT includes these proteins:
- the LOC124673468 gene encoding rho GTPase-activating protein 7-like, which codes for MAAAAAGPAPSGGAVFKSGPLFISSKGIGWKSWKKRWFILTRTSLVFFKSDPNTLPQRGGEVNLTLGGIDLNNSGSVVVREDKKLLTVLFPDGRDGRAFTLKAETSEDLFEWKTALEEALAQAPNAALVIGHNGIFRSDTTDAYEGAAPNWREKRPTKSLVVGRPILLALEDIDGSPSFLEKALCFLEKHGIKVEGILRQAADVEEVDRRMNEYEQGRTEFALDEDAHVIGDCVKHVLRELPSSPVPASCCTALLEAFRMESKESRINSMRIAISETFPEPNRRLLQRILRMMHTVASHTAENRMTSSAVAACMAPLLLRPLLAGECEMEDDIDMNGDSSAQLIAAANAANSAHGIVTTLLEEYEGIFDDEHPRCSLSPDSRIQDSGSEESTDDETVDAKDNGFHDAENDVDQELDERLLSGKLSESSACTGGDLYDYQIDHGDLEPSVEDKALETKLDSKDAPHNLLTQNGTINVKRPLNEKDPTNLVCIHESPLSMGEILSSLDAGVPLPGSGPEYSVDRHSIKSNETQPHVKRSNIWGRTNARKIQQSESVDSSGEEELAIQRLEIAKNDLQIRIAKETRGNAILQASLERRKQALHERRLVLEHDVSRLQEQLQAERDLRSALEVGLSMSSAQFSSSRPMDSKTKAELEEIALAEADVARLKQKVAELHLQLSQQRQHQYGSFVDENDRYQHRPSHFPQNFVQPGFDMKLAFCNQEKKQRNEESLSGTSHWRSIKQHVLTQASSKPFSRKHSLDACSSDSREVSTSMPAESGSLSTNIPRAMEAVEYGRQPPVPSSTLVELTTRLDFFKERRSQLMEQLHSLDLGHGSAPQGFPYKSSSPWNSPR